One Glutamicibacter mishrai genomic window carries:
- a CDS encoding dihydrolipoamide acetyltransferase family protein, which translates to MTVKTFLLPDLGEGLTEAELVRWMVAAGDEVAVDQPIAEVETAKSLVEIPCPFEGVVSTLHGEAGQMMLVDEPFISVNTGGEEAAPASEPEMERAQSYREEELAGTQTPSSEAETEAESESDEDEGSGNVLIGYGTGSAQRKTSRRRKPRGVGAGAALAVQESSEAVRVINPLVRKLARENALDINSVKGSGPQGLILRSDVEAALARPASEQPASLPVVQEPMQAAQASASKPESAAVGGSKDLRTGLPVASSQVLSGVRKTIANAMSTSRREIPEATVWVDVDVTKLLKLRSKIKETEGQAPSVMALISRFAVAGLQRFPELNSRIDVEANGSLRHTLFEGVNLGFAAQTDRGLVVPNVRDAHKLNAQELSAEFARLASVAREGKAAVADLSGSTFTINNYGVFNVDGSAAIINYPEAAILGLGRIIEKPWVVNGQLKVRSICELTLSFDHRVCDGGTAAGFLRYVADAMTDPKRALATL; encoded by the coding sequence ATGACCGTCAAGACTTTTTTGCTGCCTGACCTTGGTGAGGGACTGACCGAGGCGGAACTTGTGCGTTGGATGGTTGCTGCCGGGGACGAAGTGGCGGTGGATCAGCCGATCGCAGAAGTCGAAACAGCCAAATCCTTGGTGGAGATCCCTTGCCCCTTCGAGGGCGTCGTCTCGACCCTGCATGGCGAAGCCGGCCAGATGATGCTGGTGGATGAGCCTTTTATCTCCGTGAATACCGGCGGGGAAGAAGCTGCTCCGGCATCGGAACCCGAGATGGAGCGTGCCCAGTCCTATCGTGAAGAGGAACTGGCCGGGACCCAGACGCCGTCGAGCGAAGCTGAAACCGAGGCCGAGTCCGAATCCGATGAGGATGAAGGTAGCGGCAACGTGCTGATCGGTTATGGCACAGGGTCTGCCCAGCGCAAGACGAGCCGCCGGCGCAAGCCGCGAGGCGTGGGTGCTGGCGCTGCGCTCGCGGTCCAGGAATCCAGTGAAGCGGTGCGCGTCATCAACCCGCTGGTGCGCAAGCTGGCGCGGGAAAATGCATTGGATATCAATTCCGTGAAGGGCAGTGGCCCGCAGGGATTGATTCTGCGCTCTGATGTCGAAGCCGCGCTGGCACGACCTGCCTCGGAGCAGCCAGCGAGTCTTCCTGTCGTTCAGGAGCCGATGCAGGCTGCTCAGGCCTCTGCGTCAAAGCCAGAGTCAGCGGCAGTCGGCGGCTCAAAGGATTTGCGGACCGGTCTGCCAGTTGCCTCGTCGCAGGTGCTTTCCGGTGTCCGCAAGACCATTGCGAACGCTATGAGCACCTCGCGCAGGGAAATACCAGAGGCCACCGTCTGGGTCGACGTGGACGTGACCAAGCTGCTGAAGCTGCGTTCCAAGATCAAGGAAACCGAGGGCCAGGCACCAAGCGTCATGGCATTGATTTCGCGTTTCGCAGTGGCTGGACTCCAGCGCTTCCCGGAACTCAACAGCCGGATTGATGTCGAGGCCAACGGCTCCCTGCGCCACACCCTCTTCGAAGGAGTGAACCTGGGCTTCGCTGCGCAGACCGACCGCGGCCTGGTGGTTCCGAACGTGCGTGATGCCCACAAGCTCAACGCCCAGGAACTCTCGGCCGAATTCGCCCGCCTGGCATCGGTGGCCCGCGAAGGCAAGGCCGCAGTGGCTGATCTGTCTGGCAGCACCTTCACCATTAATAACTATGGCGTCTTCAATGTGGATGGCTCGGCAGCGATCATCAATTACCCGGAGGCCGCAATTCTCGGCCTGGGCCGCATCATCGAAAAACCATGGGTGGTCAATGGCCAGCTCAAGGTCCGCTCGATCTGCGAATTGACGTTGAGCTTTGATCACCGGGTCTGTGATGGCGGGACAGCAGCAGGATTCCTGCGTTATGTCGCCGATGCGATGACCGACCCGAAACGAGCCCTCGCGACGCTCTAG